The stretch of DNA CGAGCGAAGCGGGAAGGAAGCCACGCAGGCCGATGTCGAGGATCAGGCCGCCCTTGACGACCTCGATGACGGTGCCCTTGACGGCCTCGTCCTTCTCCTTGAGCTCCTCGATGGTGCCCCAGGCACGCTCGTACTGAGCGCGCTTCTTCGACAGGATCAGTCGGCCTTCCTTGTCCTCCTTGGTGAGGACGAGAGCTTCGACCTCATCGCCCACGGAGACGACCTCGTTGGGGTCGACGTCGTGCTTGATGGAGAGCTCACGGGAAGGGATGACGCCTTCGGTCTTGTAACCGATGTCGAGCAGGACCTCGTCGCGATCGACCTTGACGATGGTGCCTTCGACGATGTCGCCATCGTTGAAGTACTTGATCGTTGCGTCGATGGCGGCGAGGAAGTCCTCGGCGGAGCCGATGTCGTTGACGGCTACCTGCGGCGAGGTCACGGTGGTGGAGGGCATGTGTTGAGTTGCTCCGGACGGGTTGTGGTCGGTTGATGGTGTTCTGTCGGACAAGCAACCTGAACCGACGGAACATTCCCGCCGACATCAGATCACCGCAAGCGCAATGAACGACACCCGACTGGAACCGAACGAACTCGAACTGAACCGATCCGATGCCGCACACATAGACACTCGCGTGGAATAGGCTACGCGCCCCTGGGCAAGCTGGGCAAACCCGGGCACCGTCCCACGTTCTAGTCTGTTGCCCATGTCCGATCCGCGCCCGCCCGATTCTCCCCTCTCCCCCGAAGACGACCGCCACGGCACCGCCAACAGCGTCCTCGGAACGTCGGGAGTGAGCCGCGTCCGCGTCGATTCCGAGTCCAGCGAACGCGCGAGCCGGGCTTGGTGGGACGCCGACGCGGACGACTACCACCGCACGCACGGCGAGTTCCTCGGCGTCGACTCGACCCGGGGTGAGTTCGTGTGGTGCCCGGAGGGGCTCCACGAGGGTGACTACCACCTCCTCGGGGACGTCGCGGGCAAGGACGTCCTCGAGGTCGGCTGCGGCTCCGCACCCTGTGCTCGGTGGCTCGCCGGCCAGGGCGCCCGCGTCGTCGGGCTCGATCTGTCCATGTCGATGCTGACCCGCGGCGTCGAGGCCATGCGGGCGGGCGGCCCGGCGGTGCCGCTCGTACATGCGGGGGCCGAGCACCTCCCCTTCGCCGACGCGAGCTTCGACCTCGCGTGTTC from Rhodococcus opacus B4 encodes:
- a CDS encoding class I SAM-dependent methyltransferase, translating into MSDPRPPDSPLSPEDDRHGTANSVLGTSGVSRVRVDSESSERASRAWWDADADDYHRTHGEFLGVDSTRGEFVWCPEGLHEGDYHLLGDVAGKDVLEVGCGSAPCARWLAGQGARVVGLDLSMSMLTRGVEAMRAGGPAVPLVHAGAEHLPFADASFDLACSAFGAVPFVADSQQVMSEVARVLRPGGLWVFAVNHPIRWIFPDDPGPRGLTASLPYFDRTPYVEVDGDGVPTYVEHHRTIGDRVREIVAAGLEVRDIIEPEWPEWLDREWGQWSPLRGQIFPGTAIFSCRKPVSTC